The Salvia miltiorrhiza cultivar Shanhuang (shh) chromosome 1, IMPLAD_Smil_shh, whole genome shotgun sequence genome has a window encoding:
- the LOC131005651 gene encoding protein RST1 isoform X3, which produces MGLLIDEAQQCGLELLDSILLLHRDFCKYSGGVEKILDAVRHILTVQKELGLNYCTGQSSVILSLFSILTQVELEHEQYSVLSLALFLLRWKGENEYRTGACPSELNEELLLIFPVLALVSSPSKSIKQTATYLLSILGRTATNLLIAPREEQAVEGKKLIITTPGHIVFRFIKNICFKDQLSLDGFYYVNRFSDGDVSSNEVHSGLKAWIFSLKGYSSVITAKRKSSLGMSHSEESFLSEMPLILCSVAGVFLMHQTTNFAIDLFTIGSNIEPKLGVPLLLAVLFYNHVCSNAGKYNDFHDKLLKLLALLPSVASHSAMIPLVHQVLLPMLHKDVNPFIKATAIRLICKTWEINDRVFGSLQGMLHPNELVLHGTERGIRMSIAVSIQDVCKRNPDRGVDIILSVAACIENHDPLVQSVGLQSLAYLCEADVIDFYTAWDVVGKQTQNYSENAAVAYGLALFLRWGAMDAEAYPEAAKNVLNILWKIGTQMQVSHSSLWTRGQEAALRALMQYEVVHIQRSIPDFGTKNMGFLFSQTNPDLLAALEEFEVRLINYEHITRRRSVKQKRITGSQNKIFKLLDVVPEVIFGSGSNHRIKKLPGAALLCFPTRKDVRNQESLKGLQDVNSKYEDAALEISGSLLLSRNTLLALLSMQSWKPFMERWLRSSIMVLEAKAYLTMLDKTSKAATDILKILTRLAEAAIPRSSENIALALGAFCLALPASAHAVQSMASKFLLNWLSQYEHEHRQWSAAISLGLISSCLHVTDHEQKFKNITALLEVASYSKSTLVKGACGIGLGFSCQGLLTRVDSGSNTQSDKETYKNQELELLRKIVKTLVQMTDQFSGSSAGILDKLAAYFPLGTDDLSSSKVEALDDNIDHLEEDAWGAAGPVIGLGNSLGAIYRAGYRDAVLYLKSLIISWIPSANDLFPKHAGGGTCLPVLALGACLSVPTVVYFCHKVELIDDTELDHLVSSFMELISGLLSVKQSDNFLQNLLMASCVGAGSFLSLVSSSRLPSLKEEHVKGFLELFRRTYSSTHLPFVQLGGMLGVVNAVGAGAGTLIQQFPSSSSPTVFQQKEPSRVSGSLVSNNVLEAESTSLIQEVFLFAQNSDDPQSQENAAWAVSVLRHSVFSKEDTNDAERDDAGAPKSASQGVAEDTVVMKLSLWLMQINYSMLGTGVNTSMVALVLRCLSHAPRLPVMEWAEISRRCMKYSDRTAEMPSQDIDFRKGTLREECFLFILSHAHQFDSLLGFIDELFDGARFKTLESNLQSLMLLHLADLLKIFSNSRVAKLFDDVSDFLHWFASADQYNNEEKISMRVSCWKSLQICLNESSAIETQDYAHNLERCMEVLFTMLPWSHSSVNTELYRKNTNVEWTEAIRCLGKAQQGWLLKFLLISDTNFKEECNYETLRKVKAKAALVRVGSIPLAELAKLKAYMLDSDSEVIWNILVEVTVTLQHYDVSVRRQWLSDTAEILCVTSYPSTALRFLGLLSGSSSKYMTILFADKGSVLTDLPTTLPPLLAGTGSGMVAESVASCLFRAMERIHDWAGRVGQGHYLPDSQHINSTEEDTAMFLLQVMHQTCFCMKEYLPLDKQVRLANMVVA; this is translated from the exons ATGGGACTG CTCATTGACGAAGCTCAACAGTGTGGATTGGAACTTCTGGATTCAATTTTATTGCTACATAGGGACTTCTGCAAGTACTCGGGTGGGGTTGAGAAAATCTTAGATGCAGTTAGGCACATATTGACTGTCCAAAAAGAGCTTGGACTAAACTACTGCACTGGCCAGTCGTCAGTGATTTTGTCCTTGTTCTCTATTCTCACTCAAGTGGAGCTTGAGCACGAACAATACTCTGTACTTAGCCTGGCACTGTTTCTTTTAAGATGGAAAGGTGAAAATG AATACAGGACTGGTGCTTGTCCAAGTGAATTGAACGAAGAGCTTCTGCTCATTTTTCCTGTGCTTGCACTTGTTTCATCTCCATCCAAATCTATTAAACAAACTGCTACATATTTGCTTTCAATATTGGGAAGGACTGCTACTAATTTACTGATTGCTCCAAGGGAGGAACAAGCAGTAGAAGGGAAAAAACTGATTATCACCACCCCTGGACACATTGTTTTTAGGTTCATAAAGAATATATGTTTTAAG GATCAACTGTCACTAGATGGTTTTTACTATGTCAATCGCTTCTCTGATGGAGATGTATCTTCTAATGAAGTGCATTCTGGACTAAAAGCTTggattttttctttaaaagggTATTCTTCAGTAATTACTGCAAAACGGAAATCCTCTTTAGGGATGTCTCATTCTGAGGAAAGCTTTCTAAGTG AAATGCCTCTCATACTGTGCTCGGTTGCTGGTGTCTTCCTCATGCATCAAACAACAAACTTTGCCATTGATCTGTTTACTATTGGAAGTAATATCGAACCTAAACTTGGGGTTCCTTTGTTGCTAGCAGTTCTTTTCTACAATCATGTATGCTCAAATGCTGGAAAATATAACGATTTTCATGATAAGCTG CTTAAACTATTGGCCTTGCTTCCATCAGTTGCTTCACATTCTGCAATGATACCTCTGGTACATCAGGTTCTTCTGCCAATGCTTCACAAGGATGTGAATCC TTTCATAAAAGCTACTGCAATACGCTTGATTTGTAAGACGTGGGAGATCAATGACCGTGTCTTTGGGAGCTTGCAG GGAATGTTGCATCCAAATGAACTAGTACTGCACGGCACTGAACGAGGAATCCGTATGAGCATTGCAGTTTCTATACAAGATGTTTGCAAAAGAAACCCTGATAGGGGGGTGGACATTATTTTGTCTGTAGCG GCTTGTATAGAAAACCACGATCCTTTGGTTCAGTCTGTCGGATTACAAAGCCTTGCTTATCTTTGTGAAGCTGATGTGATAG ATTTTTATACTGCCTGGGATGTGGTTGGAAAACAAACACAGAACTACTCCGAAAATGCCGCCGTTGCTTACGG GCTGGCTCTTTTCTTGAGATGGGGGGCAATGGATGCCGAAGCATATCCCGAAGCTGCTAAAAATGTTTTGAACATATTGTGGAAGATTGGAACCCAGATGCAAGTTAGTCACAGTTCTTTGTGGACAAGAGGTCAAGAAGCTGCCTTAAGAGCCTTAATGCAATATGAG GTGGTGCATATTCAGAGAAGCATACCAGATTTCGGTACCAAGAACATGGGCTTTCTCTTTTCTCAGACAAATCCTGATTTGCTTGCAGCACTAGAAGAGTTTGAAGTCAGACTCATAAATTATGAGCACAT TACGAGGCGAAGATCTGTAAAGCAGAAAAGGATTACTGGATCTCAAAACAAGATTTTCAAGTTGTTAGATGTAGTTCCTGAGGTTATCTTCGGTTCAG GAAGTAACCACAGGATTAAAAAATTACCTGGTGCTGCTTTGCTTTGCTTTCCTACTCGTAAAGATGTGAGAAATCAGGAATCATTAAAA GGATTACAGGATGTGAACAGTAAATATGAGGATGCAGCTCTGGAAATATCTGGCTCTCTTCTGCTGTCAAGAAATACTTTGCTTGCCCTTCTCTCTATGCAATCATGGAAACCTTTCATGGAAAGATGGTTAAGGTCTTCCATCATGGTACTTGAGGCAAAAGCATATTTGACCATGTTGGACAAAACATCGAAGGCTGCTACTGATATTCTGAAG ATCCTGACAAGATTAGCGGAAGCAGCAATTCCTCGATCTTCTGAGAATATTGCTCTCGCACTTGGAGCTTTCTGTCTG GCGCTACCTGCATCAGCACATGCTGTTCAATCGATGGCTTCAAAGTTCTTGTTAAATTGGTTGTCTCAATATGAGCACGAACACCGTCAGTGGTCAGCAGCAATTTCTCTTGGGTTAATCTCAAGTTGCCTTCATGTGACTGATCATGAGCAGAAGTTTAAGAATATAACTGCACTTCTTGAG GTAGCATCTTATAGTAAGAGCACCCTTGTGAAAGGAGCTTGTGGAATTGGATTAGGTTTTTCATGCCAAGGTCTTCTAACTAGAGTTGATTCTGGGTCTAATACTCAGTCTGATAAAGAAACATACAAGAATCAGGAATTGGAATTACTAAGAAAAATTGTTAAGACCTTAGTCCAGATGACGGATCAATTCAGTGGATCTTCAGCTGGTATTCTAGACAAGCTAGCAGCTTACTTTCCCCTAGGAACAGACGATTTGTCCTCATCTAAAGTTGAAGCTCTGGATGACAATATTGATCATCTGGAGGAGGATGCCTGGGGTGCTGCTGGACCTGTCATTGGTTTAGGGAATTCTCTTGGGGCAATATACAGAGCTGGGTATCGTGATGCAGTCCTTTATTTAAAGTCCCTCATCATTTCATGGATTCCTAGCGCAAATGATTTGTTCCCAAAGCATGCTGGAGGGGGAACTTGTTTGCCGGTGTTGGCATTAGGAGCATGCCTTTCAGTACCAACTGTAGTGTATTTCTGCCATAAGGTAGAACTGATTGATGATACTGAATTGGACCATCTTGTGAGCAGCTTCATGGAGCTCATCTCTGGACTGTTGTCTGTAAAGCAATCTGATAATTTCCTCCAGAACTTGTTAATGGCATCTTGTGTTGGAGCTGGAAGCTTCCTTTCATTGGTTTCAAGTTCAAGGCTGCCCTCTTTAAAGGAGGAGCACGTTAAAGGATTTCTTGAATTGTTTAGAAGAACATACTCGAGTACTCACCTACCATTTGTTCAACTAGGAGGGATGCTTGGGGTTGTAAATGCTGTGGGGGCTGGTGCTGGGACACTGATTCAACAGTTCCCTTCTTCCTCCTCACCCACCGTGTTCCAGCAAAAG GAACCGTCTCGTGTATCGGGTTCTCTGGTTTCAAATAATGTCCTGGAGGCTGAGTCAACATCACTAATTCAAGAGGTATTTCTTTTCGCACAAAACTCTGATGATCCTCAGTCACAGGAGAATGCAGCATGGGCAGTTTCAGTTCTCAGGCACTCTGTGTTCTCTAAGGAAGACACAAATGATGCTGAGCGTGATGATGCCGGTGCCCCTAAGTCTGCCTCTCAGGGAGTTGCTGAAGACACTGTTGTCATGAAACTCTCTTTGTGGCTTATGCAGATAAATTATTCAATG CTTGGCACGGGCGTAAATACTAGTATGGTTGCTCTTGTTTTGCGGTGCCTGTCACATGCTCCACGATTGCCTGTGATGGAGTGGGCAGAAATATCCAGACGGTGCATGAAATACAGTGATCGAACTGCTGAAATGCCTTCCCAAGATATAGACTTCAGAAAAGGAACCCTGAGGGAGGAGTGCTTTCTATTCATTTTGTCTCACGCACACCAGTTTGATTCACTTCTTGGCTTCATTGATGAGTTATTTGATGGAGCAAGGTTTAAGACACTCGAGTCAAATCTGCAATCACTTATGCTCTTGCACCTGGCAGATTTATTGAAGATATTCTCCAATTCCAGAGTTGCAAAGCTTTTTGATGACGTTTCTGATTTCTTGCATTGGTTTGCTTCTGCTGATCAATACAACAATGAAGAGAAAATCTCAATGCGAGTTTCATGCTGGAAGAGTTTGCAGATTTGTTTAAACGAATCTTCAGCTATTGAAACTCAAGATTATGCACATAATTTGGAACGGTGCATGGAAGTTCTCTTTACAATGTTGCCGTGGTCTCACTCAAGTGTTAATACTGAATTATACCGGAAGAACACCAACGTTGAATGGACTGAAGCAATTAGATGTCTTGGGAAGGCTCAACAAGGCTGGCTATTGAAATTCCTGCTG ATTTCTGATACAAACTTCAAGGAGGAATGCAACTATGAAACTTTAAGAAAAGTTAAAGCTAAAGCTGCACTAGTTCGAGTTGGTTCCATCCCTCTGGCAGAACTTGCAAAACTGAAAGCATATATGTTGGACTCTGATTCGGAAG TTATCTGGAACATTCTGGTAGAAGTCACTGTAACTTTGCAACACTATGATGTCAGTGTTAGAAGACAATGGCTCAGTGACACAGCAGAAATTCTATGCGTGACAAGCTACCCCTCAACA GCTCTACGGTTTCTTGGCCTCTTATCTGGTAGCAGCTCTAAGTATATGACCATTTTGTTTGCTGATAAGGGAAGTGTCTTGACCGACCTTCCCACTACTCTACCACCTCTCCTCGCAGGCACTGGTTCAGGAATGGTTGCAGAATCTGTAGCATCATGCCTTTTCAGAGCAATGGAACGCATTCATGATTGGGCTGGACGAGTAGGGCAGGGTCACTATCTGCCCGACTCACAACATATCAACTCGACTGAGGAAGACACAGCTATGTTCTTGTTGCAAGTGATGCATCAGACGTGTTTTTGTATGAAGGAGTATCTGCCGCTAGATAAACAGGTGAGACTCGCTAACATGGTTGTCGCTTGA